Proteins encoded by one window of Xanthomonas sp. DAR 80977:
- a CDS encoding aldo/keto reductase yields the protein MKTRQLGRSGLQVSALGLGCMGLSYGYGPATERKQAVQLLHAAVERGVSFFDSAEAYGPFANEELLGEALAPYREKVVIATKFGFRDGDANAGLDSSPQRIRAVAEASLRRLNTDRIDLFYQHRVDPAVPIEDVAGTVQALIAEGKVSHFGLSEAGVDTIRRAHAVQPVAALQSEYSLWWREPENAVLPVLEELGIGLVPFSPLGKGFLTGAIGADTRFAADDFRNTVPRFAAEARRANQALVARIEAIAADKGATPAQVALAWLLGRKPWIVPIPGTTKLHRLQENLDAVELQLEAADLARIQEALDAVAIVGDRYSPERQKLVGR from the coding sequence ATGAAAACGCGTCAGTTGGGTCGCAGCGGATTGCAGGTCTCCGCGCTGGGATTGGGCTGCATGGGCTTGAGCTACGGCTATGGCCCGGCCACCGAGCGCAAGCAGGCGGTGCAGCTGCTGCACGCGGCGGTGGAGCGGGGCGTGAGCTTCTTCGACAGCGCCGAGGCCTACGGTCCGTTCGCCAACGAGGAACTGCTGGGCGAGGCGCTGGCGCCCTACCGCGAAAAGGTGGTGATCGCGACCAAGTTCGGCTTCAGGGACGGCGATGCCAACGCCGGCCTGGACAGCAGTCCGCAGCGGATCCGCGCGGTCGCCGAGGCCAGCCTGCGGCGGCTGAACACCGACCGCATCGACCTGTTCTACCAGCACCGGGTCGATCCGGCGGTGCCGATCGAGGACGTCGCCGGCACCGTGCAGGCGCTGATCGCCGAGGGCAAGGTCAGTCACTTCGGCCTGTCCGAGGCCGGGGTCGACACGATCCGCCGCGCGCATGCGGTGCAGCCGGTGGCGGCGCTGCAGAGCGAGTATTCGTTGTGGTGGCGCGAGCCGGAGAACGCCGTGCTGCCGGTGCTGGAGGAACTGGGAATCGGCTTGGTGCCGTTCAGTCCGCTCGGCAAGGGCTTCCTGACCGGCGCGATCGGCGCCGACACCCGCTTCGCCGCCGATGATTTCCGCAACACCGTGCCGCGCTTCGCCGCCGAGGCGCGGCGCGCGAACCAGGCGCTGGTGGCGCGCATCGAGGCGATCGCGGCCGACAAGGGCGCCACGCCGGCGCAGGTGGCGCTGGCCTGGCTGCTGGGGCGCAAGCCGTGGATCGTGCCGATCCCGGGCACCACCAAGTTGCATCGGCTGCAGGAGAACCTGGACGCGGTCGAACTGCAGCTCGAAGCGGCGGACTTGGCGCGGATCCAGGAGGCGCTGGATGCAGTGGCCATCGTCGGCGATCGCTACAGCCCGGAGCGGCAGAAGCTGGTCGGCCGCTGA
- a CDS encoding LysR family transcriptional regulator, which translates to MARETLNDLLAFVTVAREASFTRAAAQLGLSQSALSHSVRGLEARLGVRLLTRTTRSVAMTEAGERLFDTLAPRLEEIDAELAAIAEFRDRPAGTIRITTAGHAADAYVWPKLARVLPAYPDLKVELTVDYGLADIVAQRYDIGIRLGDQVAKDMIAVPISPPLRMAVVAVPDYFVHRTAPQAPAELAQHDCIGLRLPTHGGLLPWDFAKDGRDVKVRVDGQWTFNASAPILRAALAGAGMAFLPETMVLEHLAAGRLRRVLDDWCDTFDGYYAYYPSRRQSSSALKVVIDALRHRQADRPATAARS; encoded by the coding sequence ATGGCCCGCGAAACCCTCAACGACCTGCTGGCCTTCGTCACCGTCGCGCGCGAAGCCAGCTTCACCCGCGCGGCGGCGCAGCTGGGCCTGTCGCAGTCGGCGCTCAGCCACAGCGTGCGCGGGCTGGAAGCGCGGCTGGGGGTGCGCCTGCTGACCCGCACCACCCGCAGCGTGGCGATGACCGAGGCCGGCGAACGCCTGTTCGACACGCTGGCGCCGCGGCTGGAGGAGATCGACGCCGAGCTGGCGGCGATCGCCGAATTCCGCGACCGCCCCGCCGGCACCATCCGCATCACCACCGCCGGCCACGCGGCCGACGCCTATGTCTGGCCCAAGCTGGCGCGGGTGCTGCCGGCCTATCCGGACCTGAAGGTGGAACTGACCGTGGACTACGGCCTGGCCGACATCGTCGCGCAGCGCTACGACATCGGCATCCGCCTCGGCGACCAGGTCGCCAAGGACATGATCGCGGTGCCGATCAGCCCGCCGCTGCGCATGGCGGTGGTGGCGGTGCCGGACTACTTCGTGCACCGCACCGCGCCGCAGGCGCCGGCCGAGCTGGCGCAGCACGACTGCATCGGCTTGCGCCTGCCCACCCACGGCGGGCTGCTGCCATGGGACTTCGCCAAGGACGGCCGCGACGTGAAGGTGCGCGTGGACGGGCAATGGACCTTCAACGCCAGCGCGCCGATCCTGCGCGCGGCGCTGGCCGGCGCGGGCATGGCGTTCCTGCCGGAAACGATGGTCCTCGAGCACCTCGCCGCAGGACGGCTGCGCCGCGTGCTGGACGACTGGTGCGATACCTTCGACGGCTACTACGCCTACTACCCGAGCCGCCGCCAGTCGTCGAGCGCGTTGAAGGTGGTGATCGACGCATTGCGCCACCGGCAAGCCGATCGCCCGGCGACTGCCGCGCGCAGCTGA
- a CDS encoding cupin domain-containing protein, with translation MDLFATAMSLSMMAAAVPDAEARPIRVSRAGSTASAVGPAAYFTGTVRIDAPFQGEAPARIGGATVTFEPGARTAWHTHPLGQTLIVTAGVGRVQEWGKPAQEIRPGDIVWIPPGVKHWHGASAQVAMTHIAIAEAVDGSPVTWLEPVSESQYRGE, from the coding sequence ATGGACCTGTTCGCCACCGCCATGTCGCTGTCGATGATGGCCGCTGCGGTTCCCGACGCCGAGGCCAGGCCGATCAGGGTCAGCCGTGCCGGCAGCACCGCGTCGGCTGTGGGGCCGGCGGCCTATTTCACCGGCACGGTGCGCATCGATGCGCCGTTCCAGGGCGAGGCGCCAGCGCGGATCGGTGGCGCCACGGTCACTTTCGAACCGGGCGCGCGCACTGCCTGGCACACCCATCCGCTGGGCCAGACCCTGATCGTCACCGCCGGCGTCGGCCGCGTGCAGGAATGGGGCAAGCCGGCGCAGGAGATCCGCCCCGGCGACATCGTGTGGATCCCGCCGGGGGTCAAGCACTGGCACGGCGCCAGCGCGCAGGTGGCGATGACCCACATCGCCATCGCCGAAGCGGTGGACGGCTCGCCGGTGACCTGGCTGGAGCCTGTGTCGGAGAGCCAGTACCGCGGGGAGTGA